The genomic interval TTCTGTAGGAAGAATCAGGTTTTGCACATTTCTGGCATATTCAATACTATCGGTAATATCCCGGTTCTTTTGTTCAATAATTTCTTTTTGTTTTTTCAATTCACTACGATGCTGGTCGATCAATTTATTTTTTTGCATCAGTAAGCGATTTGCACGCTGCTTTACATAGTATCTGTTTAGTAAAAAACTGAGTGATATAATTGTAAATAATATTCCACTGATAATAATTAAACGTTGTCTTTTTTCAGTTCCTTCGGCAATAATCTTGTCTTTATTCAGTAAGGTAATTTCCCTTTCTTGTTGCTGATTTTGAAGCTCTGCCGTTTTCTTTGTTATGCCTTCATTTAATAGAGTGTCTTTAATTTGGGTAAATTCTTTGTAATACAAATAAGCTTCTCTGTCGTTTCCTTTAACATGGTATACTGCAGCAAGCGATTCGCAGCAAACTTTTATTACCTCTTTTAATTTAAGGGCTCTGGCAATTTCCAAACTTTTTAAATAATTAGAAATTGCTTTATCGTAATTTCCTGAATTATTTTCAGTTTTAGCTAGTAAAACATAAGCGTCACCAATATTATCATAACCTGAGGCTAGTCCGAAATTATCCTTCAATTGCTGTTTAATTTGCATCGAAGCAGTTAAAAACTCGAGTGCTTTTTTAGGATTTTTTTGAGTAAGATATACGGTTGCAATATTATTCAACGATTGAGATTTCCCTTTTAAATCGCCGATTGCTTCGCGTAAACTAAGCGCTTTGTTGAAATTTAGGAGTGCCAGCGTGTCGTTACTTAAATCGCTAAAGGCCAAACCAAGACTATTGTATGAAGTAGCCATGCCGGCAGAGTCGTTGCTTTCGATGCGCAGTTTCAATGCTTTTCGGTGGTTACTGATAGCTAATGCAAGTAAATTCTGTTTGTAATAAACAAGTCCTAAATTGCTTAATGAAGTAGCAATATCTTCTTTATTACCTAGCTCTTCGCGCAAGCGCAATGCTCTAAAGCCAAAGGTTAAAGCATCATTGTAATTACCCAAACTATAACTTGCACTACCAATATTGCTAAAAGCTAGCGCTATTTCTTTGTTTTTTTTTAGTTCTAAGGCTAAAGCTAACTGCTGCTTTCCGACCCACACAGCACGAGAAGGGTCGCTACTTTTCAAATCGGCAAACACCGTATTTAATAGCTCAAACTTATTCGCTTTATCAACGGTTCCTTTCACTATCAACATCAAACTGTCGATACGGTTGTTTTGGGCTATAAGGGAGTGAAAATCGAGTAAACTAAGAAGGATAAGAAGCTGAAGTGATTTACAGGATTTTGCGAATAAATACTTCATTCTTCATCAATAAGAGTGAAATCAGTGAACAATAAATTCGAAAGGTAAACTTACCAAATGTGAAAATTCTTCTCCTGATTCTCGCATATCTTCATCCAATTTATCGTAATGCCATCTAACAGTAATGTTTACTTTATTTAATGGATTATTGATTTCCTGCAAAATAGCTAATAAATCAAGAATGTATTTAGCGGACGTTGAGTTGAAGTAATCAAATTTAAAATCAAAAACAAGCTGTTTTTCTAGTGAATTAGTAGCTACTTCTTTCTTCAGGTCTTCTAACCACTGAGTGAGTTGAGCATAAAATTTCCCGGTGTTTTCTGGTCTTGATTCACCTTTAATTTCAAACTTTTCCGTTAATAAGTCAAAGTTAACGAGCGGGGTAAAATCAGTTTGTTTTAGAAAAAGGGCCTGCATACATTAATTCATGTTAACCTTAACAATTAAGGTAAAAAAAGAAATTCCTGCGCTTGCATCTCGAAATTGGTACTCTAATTTATTTTCAGATTTCAACGCCATATCAATCAATCCTATTCCTGCGCCGTTTGTTTCTCTCATTTCTTCAGCACTACTTTGTAACAAGGCGGAGCGGTATTTTTTACGCATGTTATCACGGTCAAGCGAATTTAGTTCATCAATTGTTCGCTTTAATTTTTCACCGGTTTGAGTATATACATAATTTCCGGAAATGATATAATAATGCTGTGCATGTGATCCAAATAAAAAAATAGAAGGCCTGTGTTCCTTTTCCTTTACTTCGGCATGTTTGTAAACATTTTCAAGAGATTCAACAATGATGTTGTAAATCTTCTTTTTTACATTCAATTTCTCATTATAGGGATTTTGCTCATTCTTTACCGATTTCAAAACAGAGTTTGTTAAGTCGGGTGTAATTTCACCTAGATAGGAGAGCAAAATCTTTTCACGTGAAAGTGTTTGATAAATATCAAACAAGTAATTAGTAGTTTGTTCCAAGACTAAATAGATTAGTGAATTGTTTGTTTATAGGCACTACAAAAGTAGTTTCAAATTTAACTTGCTTCCATCAGCTTTTTCAAACATTTCAACGATAATTTGTTAAAAATTAGCCCAACACGCGTATTGGTAAGTCTTATGTTAAAAAATCCACAACGAAGGCCATTTCTCACACTATTTAACAAAATGGCGCTAATAGAGCTAGTATCATTTTATACCTTTGAGTAAAAATCAACGAAATAGCGTGCAATTTTCATTTACAAAAGAGGAGCGATTGTGCAGCCGTAAGCTGATTCAAGAGGTATATGATACAGGGAAATCGTTTAACAGTAATGGATTTCGAATAAATTGGAAACATCAGACTTCGATACCTTTTCCTGCACAAGTGCTATTAACCGTACCTAAAAAATTGGTGAAAAAGGCCGTGCACCGCAATCGAATTAAACGAATCATGCGCGAAGTATACCGAAAACATAAGCATCAATTGTATGAACAGCTAAACAATGGAAATAAAAAAATAGTTTTTAGCATTGCATATATGGGTAAAGAGGAACCTGTATATGCAGAGTTTGAGACCAAAATAATTTTAACTTTACAGCGGTTATTTAAAGAGATTGAAAAAAATAATTAGTGCTCCTTTTATTTTACTAATCACCATCTATCAATATGCACTTTCTCCTTTTTTACCAAATGCATGCAGATACACTCCTACTTGCTCACAATATGGAAAAGAAGCGCTTCAAAAATACGGTGTACTTAAAGGGGGATACCTAACATTAAAACGATTTTTATCTTGTAATCCCTGGGGAGGTCATGGTCACGATCCGGTTCCATAAATTGAAATAAAATCTGATAAATATTATCCAACACATGAAAAAGTTAATTCATAAAACAAAAAAAATGCTACTTGTATTGCTGGTTTCAGCAGGCATTTTCAGTTCATTCAGCTTCGTTGATAATTACTTCGAAGTATCGAAGAACCTCGACATTTTTGCTACATTATTCAGGGAGGTTAACATGTACTATGTGGATGAAACTAAACCCGGCGATTTAATGAAAAAAGGCATGGATGCCATGTTGGAATCATTAGACCCTTACACAAATTATATTCCCGAATCGGACATTGAAGATTACCGATTTATGCAAACCGGACAATACGGCGGAATAGGATCCTTGATTCGTAAAAAAAATGACCAAATAGTAATTTCTGAACCCTACGAAGGTTATCCTGCATACAAAGCCGACTTGCGAGCCGGTGATGTGATACTTGAAGTTGATGGTAAACCAATCAAAGGAAAAAACCAGGATGACATCAGTAAAATTTTAAAAGGTCAACCTAACACAATTGTGAAATTGTTGATTGAGCGTGAAGGAGAAAAAAATCTCATTGAAAAAGTTATTACCCGAGAAGAAATAAAAGTTAAAAGTGTACCATTTTATGGCATGCTCGAAGGCAATGTGGGCTATATGCGCTTAACTAGTTTCACACAAGAATCGTCAGATGAAGTTAAAAAAGCGTTTACCGAATTAAAATCAAAAAATCCGGAATTAAAAGGAATTGTATTTGACCTTAGAGGAAACCCAGGAGGGTTGCTCCATGAGGCTATAAATATTTCAAATTTATTTGTTGAAAAAGGTACCGATATTGTGAGTACGAAAGGTAAGGTTCAAGAATGGAACAAGGTGTACAAATCTATTAATTCACCTGTAGATGTTACCATTCCGGTAGCATTGCTCATCAACAGTGGTTCGGCTTCAGCATCCGAAATTGTTTCGGGTTCTTTGCAGGATCTTGACAGAGCTGTGGTTATTGGTCAGCGTAGTTTTGGAAAAGGCTTAGTACAAACTACACGAGAACTTTCGTATCATTCACAACTAAAAGTTACTACCGCAAAATATTATATCCCGAGCGGGCGATGTATA from Bacteroidota bacterium carries:
- the yidD gene encoding membrane protein insertion efficiency factor YidD — protein: MKKIISAPFILLITIYQYALSPFLPNACRYTPTCSQYGKEALQKYGVLKGGYLTLKRFLSCNPWGGHGHDPVP
- the rnpA gene encoding ribonuclease P protein component, which gives rise to MQFSFTKEERLCSRKLIQEVYDTGKSFNSNGFRINWKHQTSIPFPAQVLLTVPKKLVKKAVHRNRIKRIMREVYRKHKHQLYEQLNNGNKKIVFSIAYMGKEEPVYAEFETKIILTLQRLFKEIEKNN
- a CDS encoding tetratricopeptide repeat protein; its protein translation is MKYLFAKSCKSLQLLILLSLLDFHSLIAQNNRIDSLMLIVKGTVDKANKFELLNTVFADLKSSDPSRAVWVGKQQLALALELKKNKEIALAFSNIGSASYSLGNYNDALTFGFRALRLREELGNKEDIATSLSNLGLVYYKQNLLALAISNHRKALKLRIESNDSAGMATSYNSLGLAFSDLSNDTLALLNFNKALSLREAIGDLKGKSQSLNNIATVYLTQKNPKKALEFLTASMQIKQQLKDNFGLASGYDNIGDAYVLLAKTENNSGNYDKAISNYLKSLEIARALKLKEVIKVCCESLAAVYHVKGNDREAYLYYKEFTQIKDTLLNEGITKKTAELQNQQQEREITLLNKDKIIAEGTEKRQRLIIISGILFTIISLSFLLNRYYVKQRANRLLMQKNKLIDQHRSELKKQKEIIEQKNRDITDSIEYARNVQNLILPTEVEFKNYFPSAFVLYKPKSIVSGDFYWMHKTEKCLLIAAIDCTGHGIPGAMMSFLGYNLLENVVRGKSSFEPSLILKELNNEVFSTLSQKNENLNSKYGMDISLCAIYMDKREIHFAGAHHPLYLIRNGELLEFKGDKYSIGTLYTGIEKEFTTQQLFYQQGDTFYLFTDGYVDQIGGRDRKKYYYAPFKKTLLEIAQESMPQQKQLLEKEFLKWKGERDQTDDILILGFRL
- a CDS encoding PDZ domain-containing protein; the protein is MKKLIHKTKKMLLVLLVSAGIFSSFSFVDNYFEVSKNLDIFATLFREVNMYYVDETKPGDLMKKGMDAMLESLDPYTNYIPESDIEDYRFMQTGQYGGIGSLIRKKNDQIVISEPYEGYPAYKADLRAGDVILEVDGKPIKGKNQDDISKILKGQPNTIVKLLIEREGEKNLIEKVITREEIKVKSVPFYGMLEGNVGYMRLTSFTQESSDEVKKAFTELKSKNPELKGIVFDLRGNPGGLLHEAINISNLFVEKGTDIVSTKGKVQEWNKVYKSINSPVDVTIPVALLINSGSASASEIVSGSLQDLDRAVVIGQRSFGKGLVQTTRELSYHSQLKVTTAKYYIPSGRCIQALDYTNRNEDGSVGKIPDSLITLFKTKGGRPVYDGGGIKPDIALAAATYSKIAISLENKALIFDFATKYRREHANIVPAKEFKLSEKEYEEFMAFISNKEYDYTTKSEKLLKELKETAKSEKYFEAAESEYEALKAKLIHHKTEDLSNFKSEIKSLIESEIVSRYYYQKGKIEASLANDPEVKKAIDVLSDPILYTSILSGKYKDPEIAVEKK
- a CDS encoding DUF1987 domain-containing protein — encoded protein: MQALFLKQTDFTPLVNFDLLTEKFEIKGESRPENTGKFYAQLTQWLEDLKKEVATNSLEKQLVFDFKFDYFNSTSAKYILDLLAILQEINNPLNKVNITVRWHYDKLDEDMRESGEEFSHLVSLPFEFIVH